The Montipora foliosa isolate CH-2021 chromosome 1, ASM3666993v2, whole genome shotgun sequence genome has a window encoding:
- the LOC137982755 gene encoding solute carrier family 35 member C2-like isoform X1: MARKQFGFQQLRNALETLGYILFMYVFSISLTFYNRWFLQRFHFPLSVSVVHCALVFVVLALLRLLWEMKTEKQRIILPWSVYLKRVLPTAIACALDIGCSNWSLMYIKVSLYTMTKSTSVIFILMFAIAFGLEQWNFSLIAIILLIASGLFLFTFESTEFNAEGFFLALFASGLSGLRWTLTQILIQKQELGLQNPLDTLYHLQPFMTLTLIPFTFYIEGQRLAVSPKLFRAPDSHTIWVTVSMVLFGGFLALMINVSEFLLLSHTSSLALSISGIFKEICIVSLATEFAGDKMTTVNFFGLVLCLIGISVHVVTKATKDADRDAEIKDMTNGGVELMELLTENTAPSDFEDEEFELNVYGKR; encoded by the exons ATGGCCAGGAAACAGTTCGGTTTCCAGCAGTTGAGAAATGCCCTTGAGACTCTTGGATATATTCTCTTTATGTACGTTTTTTCTATCAGTTTGACGTTTTACAACAGATGGTTTTTACAG AGATTTCACTTCCCCTTGAGTGTTTCTGTTGTCCATTGTGCATTAGTGTTCGTAGTATTAGCACTGTTACGATTGCTCTGGGAGATGAAGACTGAAAAACAGAGAATCATCTTGCCTTGGTCAGTGTATTTGAAAAGAGTTCTCCCTACAG CAATTGCCTGTGCTTTGGATATTGGATGTTCCAACTGGAGCTTAATGTACATCAAAGTATCACT aTACACAATGACAAAATCCACAAGTGTTATTTTCATCCTGATGTTTGCTATTGCATTTGGTTTGGAGCAATGG AACTTCTCACTTATAGCCATCATCCTTTTAATTGCTAGTGGATTGTTTCTCTTCACTTTTGAGTCCACAGAGTTCAATGCTGAAGGTTTTTTTCTG GCTCTTTTTGCATCAGGACTAAGTGGTCTGCGTTGGACATTGACACAAATATTAATACAAAAACAAGAATTAG GTCTTCAAAACCCCTTGGATACTCTGTATCATCTACAGCCATTCATGACTTTGACATTGATTCCCTTCACATTTTATATTGAAG gtCAAAGATTAGCAGTGTCACCAAAGCTTTTCCGTGCCCCTGATAGCCATACCATTTGGGTCACTGTATCTATGGTGTTGTTTGGAGGATTTTTGGCCTTAATGATCAATGTCTCCGAATTTCTACTTCTCTCGCATACATCAAGTTTAGCACTTTCTATATCAGGGATTTTTAAG GAAATTTGCATCGTGTCTCTTGCCACAGAATTCGCTGGTGACAAAATGACAACTGTCAACTTTTTTGGTCTAGTGCTATGTCTGATTGGAATTAGTGTCCATGTAGTAACTAAGGCAACAAAAG ATGCAGACAGAGATGCAGAGATAAAAGATATGACCAATGGTGGAGTGGAATTAATGGAACTGTTGACAGAAAACACAGCACCTAGTGATTTTGAAGATGAAGAATTTGAATTGAATGTGTATGGAAAAAGATGA
- the LOC137982755 gene encoding solute carrier family 35 member C2-like isoform X2, giving the protein MKTEKQRIILPWSVYLKRVLPTAIACALDIGCSNWSLMYIKVSLYTMTKSTSVIFILMFAIAFGLEQWNFSLIAIILLIASGLFLFTFESTEFNAEGFFLALFASGLSGLRWTLTQILIQKQELGLQNPLDTLYHLQPFMTLTLIPFTFYIEGQRLAVSPKLFRAPDSHTIWVTVSMVLFGGFLALMINVSEFLLLSHTSSLALSISGIFKEICIVSLATEFAGDKMTTVNFFGLVLCLIGISVHVVTKATKDADRDAEIKDMTNGGVELMELLTENTAPSDFEDEEFELNVYGKR; this is encoded by the exons ATGAAGACTGAAAAACAGAGAATCATCTTGCCTTGGTCAGTGTATTTGAAAAGAGTTCTCCCTACAG CAATTGCCTGTGCTTTGGATATTGGATGTTCCAACTGGAGCTTAATGTACATCAAAGTATCACT aTACACAATGACAAAATCCACAAGTGTTATTTTCATCCTGATGTTTGCTATTGCATTTGGTTTGGAGCAATGG AACTTCTCACTTATAGCCATCATCCTTTTAATTGCTAGTGGATTGTTTCTCTTCACTTTTGAGTCCACAGAGTTCAATGCTGAAGGTTTTTTTCTG GCTCTTTTTGCATCAGGACTAAGTGGTCTGCGTTGGACATTGACACAAATATTAATACAAAAACAAGAATTAG GTCTTCAAAACCCCTTGGATACTCTGTATCATCTACAGCCATTCATGACTTTGACATTGATTCCCTTCACATTTTATATTGAAG gtCAAAGATTAGCAGTGTCACCAAAGCTTTTCCGTGCCCCTGATAGCCATACCATTTGGGTCACTGTATCTATGGTGTTGTTTGGAGGATTTTTGGCCTTAATGATCAATGTCTCCGAATTTCTACTTCTCTCGCATACATCAAGTTTAGCACTTTCTATATCAGGGATTTTTAAG GAAATTTGCATCGTGTCTCTTGCCACAGAATTCGCTGGTGACAAAATGACAACTGTCAACTTTTTTGGTCTAGTGCTATGTCTGATTGGAATTAGTGTCCATGTAGTAACTAAGGCAACAAAAG ATGCAGACAGAGATGCAGAGATAAAAGATATGACCAATGGTGGAGTGGAATTAATGGAACTGTTGACAGAAAACACAGCACCTAGTGATTTTGAAGATGAAGAATTTGAATTGAATGTGTATGGAAAAAGATGA
- the LOC137983259 gene encoding purine nucleoside phosphorylase-like isoform X1, which yields MNTSTRATCRFDYGHDFGEVEEICSNILNQTKHRPTIGIICGSGLSALGDIVEEKCDISYEKIKQFPKSTVRGHPGKLVLGVLSGKTVIMMQGRTHLYEGYSVGQITLPVRVMAHLGIKILIITNAAGGLNQKYCVGDIMIIKDHINLPGLTGESPLRGANDDRFGTRFPALSDAYDRSLNETVKATAHELGYSSFMQEGVYCAQVGPAFETPAECRFLHMVGADAIGMSTVHEVVVARHAGIRVLGLSLITNVSVLDYGEDVMHANHKEVLETGKKRSADMQKLVSIVIGKV from the exons ATTTGACTATGGCCATGATTTTGGTGAGGTAGAAGAAATCTGTAGCAATATCTTGAATCAAACCAAGCATCGACCTACTATTGGTATCATATGTGGTTCAGGGTTATCAGCTCTTGGTGATATCGTTGAAGAAAAATGTGACATATCTTatgaaaaaatcaaacagttcCCCAAAAGCACAG TTAGAGGTCATCCTGGAAAGCTTGTGTTGGGTGTTTTAAGTGGTAAAACAGTGATAATGATGCAAGGACGCACACATCTGTATGAAGGATACTCGGTAGGACAG ATCACTCTTCCTGTGCGTGTTATGGCACATCTTGGTATCAAAATTCTTATTATCACAAATGCTGCCGGAGGGTTAAACCAGAAATATTGTGTTGGTGATATAATGATTATCAAAGACCACATCAACCTTCCTGGTCTGACAGGAGAGAGCCCATTGAGAGGTGCTAATGATGACAG GTTTGGCACCAGATTTCCTGCCCTTTCTGATGCTTATGACAGATCCCTCAATGAAACTGTGAAAGCAACTGCCCATGAGTTAGGCTACAGTAGTTTCATGCAAGAAGGTGTGTATTGTGCTCAAGTGGGACCTGCATTTGAAACTCCTGCTGAATGCAGATTTCTACATATG GTTGGTGCAGATGCAATCGGTATGAGTACAGTTCATGAGGTGGTGGTGGCAAGGCATGCTGGCATACGAGTTTTAGGACTCTCGCTTATCACAAATGTTTCAGTTCTGGATTATGGTGAAGATGTCATGCATGCAAACCACAAAGAGGTTCTagaaacaggaaaaaaacgATCTGCTGACATGCAAAAACTTGTGTCCATTGTAATAGGGAAGGTCTAA
- the LOC137983259 gene encoding purine nucleoside phosphorylase-like isoform X2: MSENSERRFDYGHDFGEVEEICSNILNQTKHRPTIGIICGSGLSALGDIVEEKCDISYEKIKQFPKSTVRGHPGKLVLGVLSGKTVIMMQGRTHLYEGYSVGQITLPVRVMAHLGIKILIITNAAGGLNQKYCVGDIMIIKDHINLPGLTGESPLRGANDDRFGTRFPALSDAYDRSLNETVKATAHELGYSSFMQEGVYCAQVGPAFETPAECRFLHMVGADAIGMSTVHEVVVARHAGIRVLGLSLITNVSVLDYGEDVMHANHKEVLETGKKRSADMQKLVSIVIGKV, translated from the exons ATTTGACTATGGCCATGATTTTGGTGAGGTAGAAGAAATCTGTAGCAATATCTTGAATCAAACCAAGCATCGACCTACTATTGGTATCATATGTGGTTCAGGGTTATCAGCTCTTGGTGATATCGTTGAAGAAAAATGTGACATATCTTatgaaaaaatcaaacagttcCCCAAAAGCACAG TTAGAGGTCATCCTGGAAAGCTTGTGTTGGGTGTTTTAAGTGGTAAAACAGTGATAATGATGCAAGGACGCACACATCTGTATGAAGGATACTCGGTAGGACAG ATCACTCTTCCTGTGCGTGTTATGGCACATCTTGGTATCAAAATTCTTATTATCACAAATGCTGCCGGAGGGTTAAACCAGAAATATTGTGTTGGTGATATAATGATTATCAAAGACCACATCAACCTTCCTGGTCTGACAGGAGAGAGCCCATTGAGAGGTGCTAATGATGACAG GTTTGGCACCAGATTTCCTGCCCTTTCTGATGCTTATGACAGATCCCTCAATGAAACTGTGAAAGCAACTGCCCATGAGTTAGGCTACAGTAGTTTCATGCAAGAAGGTGTGTATTGTGCTCAAGTGGGACCTGCATTTGAAACTCCTGCTGAATGCAGATTTCTACATATG GTTGGTGCAGATGCAATCGGTATGAGTACAGTTCATGAGGTGGTGGTGGCAAGGCATGCTGGCATACGAGTTTTAGGACTCTCGCTTATCACAAATGTTTCAGTTCTGGATTATGGTGAAGATGTCATGCATGCAAACCACAAAGAGGTTCTagaaacaggaaaaaaacgATCTGCTGACATGCAAAAACTTGTGTCCATTGTAATAGGGAAGGTCTAA